A window of Mytilus edulis chromosome 10, xbMytEdul2.2, whole genome shotgun sequence contains these coding sequences:
- the LOC139492247 gene encoding translocator protein-like has protein sequence MSKMSEYIAPVGATLLPHIGGILGGFVSRKNMKTWFEHLEKPSWKPPNWVFGPVWTTLYTSMGYASYMVWRDGGGFNGEATIPLALYGSQLALNWAWSPLFFGAHKIGASLIEMGFLWGTAGACGYAFGTVNRTAGLLFIPYMAWLTLATALTYRIWKDNKDKID, from the exons ATGTCAAAG ATGTCAGAATACATTGCACCAGTGGGAGCGACTTTACTACCCCATATTGGAGGAATCTTAGGTGGTTTTGTGTCAAGAAAGAACATGAAGACATGGTTTGAG CATTTAGAAAAACCTTCATGGAAACCACCTAACTGGGTATTTGGTCCAGTCTGGACAACCTTATACACAAGTATGGGATATGCTTCGTACATGGTGTGGAGAGATGGTGGTGGTTTTAATGGTGAAGCAACAATACCACTTGCCTTATATGGTTCACAGCTTGCACTTAACTGGGCTTGGTCACCACTCTTTTTTGGTGCTCATAAAATAGGCGCT tCTTTAATTGAGATGGGATTTCTATGGGGAACAGCAGGTGCTTGTGGATATGCCTTTGGAACTGTCAATAGAACTGCTGGTTTATTGTTCATTCCATACATGGCATGGTTGACATTGGCAACAGCTTTAACATACAGAATATGGAAAGACAATAAAGATAAAATAGACTAA